Proteins from a single region of Candidatus Puniceispirillum marinum IMCC1322:
- a CDS encoding DUF1491 family protein — translation MARLKSGMLVAAALRYASQELIDCVLVRRGDADAGAIYIHVNAGRDQHKILARILDFDGAYNWQAITGTGWVDADTARARLDKEISRDPDAFVLAVDDPKGRNPFDVI, via the coding sequence ATGGCGCGGCTGAAGTCGGGCATGCTGGTTGCGGCGGCATTGCGCTATGCCAGCCAGGAACTGATTGATTGCGTTCTGGTGCGCCGCGGTGATGCGGATGCAGGTGCCATATACATTCATGTAAATGCAGGTCGTGATCAGCATAAAATTCTGGCACGTATTCTCGATTTTGACGGTGCCTATAATTGGCAGGCGATCACGGGTACCGGTTGGGTTGATGCTGATACGGCACGCGCACGTCTTGATAAGGAAATTAGCCGTGATCCTGACGCTTTTGTGCTAGCAGTGGATGACCCCAAAGGCCGCAATCCGTTTGACGTTATTTAG
- a CDS encoding DUF1674 domain-containing protein, protein MTRDKKNTSSAPSPDDKKPIPPDVAAETLVPVERNGPKGPEPTRYGDWEQKGRCSDF, encoded by the coding sequence ATGACACGAGACAAGAAAAACACGTCTAGCGCGCCATCTCCGGATGATAAAAAGCCCATCCCGCCTGATGTGGCGGCCGAAACTTTGGTGCCAGTTGAACGCAATGGTCCCAAAGGCCCCGAACCCACCCGATATGGCGATTGGGAACAAAAAGGCCGCTGTAGTGACTTTTAG
- a CDS encoding RsmB/NOP family class I SAM-dependent RNA methyltransferase, producing MSDDATKPEAPALPTLKLKPKAPKPVARAQKPTSKRGAKPDMGKANAKPKTANQPKPDTQSILKSRQICYELLCAVEAGSQLDHALKAQEDISKLDDRDRRFVRLLATTCLRRRGQIEKVIAPMISRRPFGAQANANLILLMGAVQLLILKTGAHAAVDSTVELMRQSGFDRLCGMANAVMRRLTREGDTRFETTTPIDNLPDWLLQSWNEHWGQDATSKLAEIAMNPPPLDISAKANPEAMASTLEGTLIDNYTIRRAFDGDPSRLAGFADGEWWVQDAAAALPARLLGDVKSKDVIDLCAAPGGKTAQLIAAGATVTAIDSGRKRIDRLRRNLGRLGMKASLKQVDGRQFVPDMPVDAILLDAPCSATGTLRRRPDILGRRQPEDIESLQNLQWELATTALGWLKAGGQLVYATCSLQPEEGEEMISAIIDAGEDKVVIDPITPDQAGIFARSLTKEGTLRILPHQYDDIGGVDGFFAARLIALV from the coding sequence ATGAGTGATGACGCAACCAAGCCTGAAGCACCAGCATTGCCCACCTTAAAACTAAAGCCAAAAGCACCCAAGCCAGTAGCAAGAGCGCAAAAGCCAACCAGCAAACGGGGGGCAAAACCAGATATGGGAAAGGCAAACGCCAAACCCAAAACGGCAAACCAACCCAAACCTGACACACAATCGATTCTAAAAAGCCGGCAAATCTGCTATGAATTGTTGTGCGCTGTCGAAGCGGGTAGCCAGCTTGACCATGCGCTTAAAGCCCAAGAAGATATCAGCAAACTCGATGATCGTGACCGCCGCTTTGTTCGTTTGCTGGCAACCACATGCCTGCGTCGCCGTGGACAAATTGAGAAGGTCATCGCGCCGATGATATCGCGGCGACCTTTTGGCGCACAAGCCAATGCAAATTTGATTCTTCTGATGGGCGCAGTGCAGTTGCTTATTCTAAAAACGGGGGCACATGCCGCCGTCGATAGCACCGTTGAGCTTATGCGCCAATCAGGTTTTGATCGGCTATGTGGTATGGCCAATGCGGTTATGCGGCGGCTAACACGCGAGGGCGATACCCGTTTTGAAACGACGACGCCTATTGACAATCTTCCTGACTGGCTCTTGCAAAGCTGGAACGAACATTGGGGGCAGGATGCCACCAGCAAACTTGCCGAAATAGCGATGAATCCACCACCGCTTGATATTTCAGCAAAGGCCAATCCCGAAGCCATGGCAAGCACGCTAGAAGGTACATTGATCGATAATTACACGATCCGCCGTGCCTTTGATGGCGACCCATCGCGCCTAGCCGGATTTGCCGATGGCGAATGGTGGGTTCAGGACGCCGCCGCCGCCCTGCCGGCAAGGCTTCTTGGTGATGTCAAGAGCAAGGACGTTATTGATCTATGCGCGGCACCAGGGGGAAAAACAGCCCAGTTGATCGCCGCTGGCGCCACTGTCACCGCGATTGACAGCGGTCGCAAACGCATTGACCGATTACGGCGCAATCTAGGGCGATTGGGTATGAAAGCTAGCTTAAAACAGGTTGACGGACGACAGTTCGTACCTGATATGCCGGTTGATGCCATTCTTCTTGATGCGCCTTGCTCGGCAACCGGCACCTTGCGTCGTCGCCCCGATATTCTGGGACGACGCCAACCTGAAGACATCGAGTCCTTGCAAAATCTGCAATGGGAGCTGGCAACAACCGCGTTGGGCTGGTTAAAGGCTGGTGGGCAACTTGTCTATGCGACATGTTCACTGCAACCCGAAGAAGGCGAGGAGATGATCAGTGCCATTATCGACGCTGGTGAGGACAAGGTAGTTATTGACCCCATCACCCCTGATCAAGCCGGTATTTTTGCGCGGTCGCTGACCAAAGAAGGCACTTTGCGTATCCTGCCACATCAGTATGATGATATCGGTGGGGTGGATGGATTTTTTGCGGCACGTCTTATTGCGCTGGTGTAA
- a CDS encoding heparinase II/III family protein — MASHENHIKPGQSKAWKVGRLEQLFRRSGLFRWPLARHERAIINGGLQDNWRGNAADGAVFLGAAHADSVQSHSFHNFNWLRDLRARGGNDARTAARRLIESWLDKNHNWHPEYWQPDIMGTRISNLLFCYGWYGESATEEFQNKLAASVARQAHCLALDWRRLNSNDRKITALKGLAIAEAALGCSQDEMQALLNIAMPRIEAQIFDDGGHKSRMPETHFYMLRDLIELRSASAFAGLGEDKTLDRIIAKMGTICRMWRHGSGSFTHMNGAGIVPADLIDETLARAGSRGKVLQHAPYSGFMRFSSGRSTIIMDIGTPCNEANITGFGTLGFEFSFGSNLLIVNPGQPPVAENLHRLLCSTSAHSTLSLDGQNSSSPADNRTASTSDIEFGQVDGGFMTTASHSGYEKSHGIVHQRTLYLATNGGNLRGADRLEYTGAPGELPRQAIIRFHLHPKVSAAILGNGRVLMKIRGNRIGWIFKAGQCSVSIDTSIYFDAGVRQAAQQIVLTAPMTNIRSVGSQDIKWAFQRNDTV, encoded by the coding sequence ATGGCATCGCATGAAAACCATATAAAGCCGGGGCAAAGTAAGGCATGGAAGGTGGGCAGGCTGGAACAGCTGTTTCGCCGCAGCGGTCTGTTCCGGTGGCCATTAGCACGTCATGAGCGTGCTATAATCAATGGCGGTTTGCAGGATAACTGGCGTGGCAATGCGGCTGATGGTGCGGTGTTTTTAGGCGCGGCACATGCTGATAGCGTTCAAAGCCACTCATTTCACAATTTCAACTGGCTACGCGATTTGCGCGCACGCGGCGGTAATGACGCCCGCACAGCCGCCCGCAGGCTTATTGAAAGCTGGTTGGATAAAAATCACAACTGGCATCCAGAATACTGGCAACCCGATATCATGGGCACGCGTATATCCAACCTGTTGTTCTGTTATGGCTGGTATGGCGAATCTGCTACTGAAGAATTTCAGAACAAACTGGCCGCATCGGTTGCCCGGCAAGCACATTGTCTGGCCTTGGACTGGCGGCGGCTTAACAGTAACGATAGAAAAATCACCGCGCTAAAGGGGCTGGCTATTGCCGAGGCTGCGCTTGGCTGTTCGCAAGATGAGATGCAAGCGTTATTAAACATCGCAATGCCACGAATCGAAGCCCAGATTTTTGATGATGGCGGCCATAAAAGCCGGATGCCGGAAACACATTTCTATATGTTACGCGACCTGATAGAATTAAGAAGTGCATCAGCCTTTGCCGGATTGGGCGAAGATAAGACGCTGGATCGTATTATTGCCAAAATGGGCACCATCTGTCGTATGTGGCGACATGGGAGTGGTTCATTTACGCATATGAATGGTGCGGGCATCGTACCGGCTGATCTTATCGACGAAACTTTAGCCCGCGCCGGATCACGCGGCAAGGTTCTGCAACATGCCCCCTATTCCGGTTTCATGCGCTTTTCATCGGGTCGTTCAACCATCATCATGGATATTGGCACCCCATGTAATGAGGCCAACATCACCGGATTTGGCACATTGGGGTTTGAATTTAGTTTCGGGTCAAATTTATTGATTGTTAATCCGGGGCAACCGCCTGTTGCTGAAAATCTTCATCGATTGCTTTGTTCAACATCGGCGCATTCAACGCTGAGTCTTGATGGACAAAATTCGTCGTCACCTGCCGATAATCGCACGGCCAGTACAAGTGATATTGAATTTGGTCAGGTTGATGGCGGCTTTATGACAACAGCCAGTCATAGCGGTTATGAAAAATCACATGGCATTGTGCATCAGCGGACATTATATCTGGCTACAAATGGCGGCAATCTGCGCGGAGCTGACCGGCTGGAATATACTGGCGCGCCTGGCGAATTACCGCGTCAGGCGATTATCCGCTTTCACCTACATCCAAAGGTAAGCGCCGCCATTTTGGGTAATGGCCGTGTGCTGATGAAAATCCGGGGCAACCGGATAGGTTGGATCTTCAAAGCTGGACAATGTAGCGTTTCGATTGACACATCTATCTATTTTGACGCTGGCGTGCGCCAGGCAGCACAGCAGATTGTTCTGACCGCGCCGATGACGAATATCCGCTCGGTTGGCAGTCAAGACATCAAGTGGGCGTTCCAGCGTAACGATACGGTTTGA
- a CDS encoding chromate resistance protein ChrB domain-containing protein, with translation MASPAEITIQQLNRLIGTPAAPMIIDARIEADFDEDPRVIPSAIRHPHDSTETLLNQINDRSVVVYCQKGHKISQGMAALLRSYGVKAEFLQGGQMGWASNNSPLVEWTKIPLNANGHSLWVTRHRPKIDRIACPWLIRRFVDAKAQFLFVAPDEVMNVATKFNATPFDIEDVFWSHRDEFCTFDVMVKEFGLNIEALKELANVIRSADTNRHDLAPQAAGLLAFSVGMSRMFREDIVQLDKSMLLYDALFRWARDGMNESHDWPTSKG, from the coding sequence ATGGCGTCACCAGCTGAAATAACTATTCAACAATTGAACCGATTAATTGGCACCCCAGCGGCACCAATGATAATTGATGCGCGTATAGAAGCGGATTTTGATGAAGACCCGCGCGTCATTCCCAGTGCAATTCGTCACCCGCATGACTCGACTGAAACACTGTTAAACCAGATTAATGACCGTTCTGTAGTCGTTTACTGCCAGAAAGGGCACAAAATCAGTCAGGGAATGGCTGCATTGCTAAGGTCATATGGCGTCAAAGCCGAATTTCTTCAGGGAGGACAGATGGGATGGGCTAGCAATAATTCACCGTTAGTAGAATGGACAAAAATTCCGTTAAATGCCAACGGGCATAGTTTATGGGTCACACGACATCGCCCAAAGATTGACCGTATCGCTTGTCCATGGCTTATTCGCCGTTTTGTTGATGCAAAGGCACAATTCCTTTTTGTAGCCCCAGACGAAGTTATGAATGTCGCCACAAAATTTAATGCAACACCATTCGATATAGAGGATGTGTTCTGGAGCCATCGTGACGAATTCTGCACATTTGACGTCATGGTCAAGGAGTTTGGACTTAATATCGAAGCCCTGAAAGAATTAGCAAACGTTATCCGAAGTGCCGATACTAACCGTCATGATCTTGCACCTCAGGCGGCTGGTTTATTAGCTTTTTCTGTTGGAATGTCACGAATGTTTCGCGAAGATATTGTACAGCTTGATAAAAGCATGCTTCTTTATGACGCCCTGTTTCGCTGGGCACGGGATGGCATGAATGAAAGTCATGACTGGCCTACAAGCAAGGGATAG